The following are from one region of the Silene latifolia isolate original U9 population chromosome 9, ASM4854445v1, whole genome shotgun sequence genome:
- the LOC141599888 gene encoding uncharacterized protein LOC141599888, translated as MVIPPPVRLPKITEFLKPYLLKMHFTNKFVHAQVIHSPTATVVASASSQEKALRSTMSITRDVTAAAKIGKILGERLLVNNIPAVQVFLKREQKYHGKIKAVIDNMRDAGVKLL; from the coding sequence ATGGTTATTCCACCACCAGTTAGACTACCTAAAATCACTGAGTTTCTGAAGCCATACTTGCTGAAAATGCACTTCACAAACAAATTTGTCCACGCTCAAGTTATTCACTCACCAACTGCAACAGTTGTTGCTTCTGCGAGTTCACAGGAAAAGGCATTGAGATCAACCATGAGCATCACCCGGGATGTTACTGCTGCTGCCAAAATTGGAAAGATTCTTGGTGAGCGCTTGCTGGTTAACAATATTCCTGCCGTTCAAGTCTTCCTGAAAAGAGAACAAAAGTATCATGGTAAGATCAAAGCGGTAATTGATAATATGAGGGATGCTGGAGTGAAATTGCTGTAA
- the LOC141601157 gene encoding uncharacterized protein LOC141601157, producing the protein MGNSNVVADALSRRHCFLVALDARLLGFEHLKELYKDDPDFSNELISPINLFSVQEGYLFKGNKLCVPKSSIRELLVREAHGGALAGHFGVNTTYDILGEHFYWTKML; encoded by the coding sequence ATGGGAAACTCTAATGTTGTGGCTGATGCGCTTTCAAGGAGGCATTGTTTTCTTGTTGCACTCGATGCAAGGTTACTTGGATTTGAGCATTTGAAAGAGTTGTACAAAGATGATCCAGATTTTTCAAATGAACTAATTAGTCCTATTAATTTGTTCTCGGTGCAAGAAGGTTATTTGTTCAAAGGAAACAAACTTTGTGTTCCTAAGAGCTCAATTCGAGAGCTACTGGTTAGAGAGGCACATGGAGGAGCGCTGGCTGGACACTTTGGCGTCAATACGACTTATGACATTCTTGGAGAGCACTTCTACTGGACTAAGATGCTCTAG